The Anguilla rostrata isolate EN2019 chromosome 2, ASM1855537v3, whole genome shotgun sequence genome contains the following window.
GGAGGTATTGAGCCTTTTTCTAGCCCAACATTATGCATAAATCACCGGCCAATTATGGCACCTACGCAGACAACAGAAAGGCGTCCATTTAAAGGCTGTAGATTAGTCCTGGTGTTGCTGAGATCCGATAGATATTGTTCCTCTTGTGAAGAGCCTGTGGATCCTCGCGACATTGTTTTATACAGAGGCTGACTGGTCTCTTCTTCCCTCAGCTGAAGGAGCTGCTGAACACGTACTACCCCATTGAGATCGACTCCAGTCGCACGGTGGAGGAGAAGCTGCCTCACATGGTGGAATGGTAAGTTTCAGCCACGCGCAATAGAACCTACCCACAGCGGGAGTGCGCTGCTCAGGTATCGTGGTAAAGCCATGTGGATTCTCCCGCACAGGTGGACCAAAGCGCACAACCTGCTGATTCAGCAGAAGATCAGGAAGGACCTGCTGGCTCAGGTGGTGAAGGAGTCGGACGCCATGCTCAGGTAAGGCTGCAGCCAGTCCTTCAGTCTCCGTCACAGCCATGTTTGAATGAAATGTTGATCATAATCCTCAAGTTCTGTGCAATTGGGGATGCTTCAGCACTGTAGTCATGTATTACGATGTGGTTTGGCAGGGAGGGGTACAAGGAATTTTTCGACCAGCTGCAGGAGCACAATGTCCCGCTTCTCATTTTCTCTGCTGGGGTCGGCGACGTGCTGGAGGAGGTCATACGTCAGAACGACATCTTCCACTCCAACGTCAGGGTCTTCTCCAATTACATGGACTTTGATGAAAATGTGAGTTATCGtaaatatcccagcatgcagatGGGTGTCTACTgccctttttttgtctttgggcttttagtttttttttttaattaataattttaaaaaaaatttgcagaaaaatttaaattgtgtctcgaagtattttttctgttgttgttctttACAGCATTGATCATCATAGTAGTGGTCATAATCATCATAGATTTACTGCTAATTTGCTAATTTGATTATCCAGCCAATTTGGTGGTGGTGTtgacaattttacattttagaacCCTTTAATACAGAtggaattttaatgaaatgttatgGTAAAGCACCATTCTCAAGGTTGCAGTTGCAGTCTCATGTATTAGACTCGCATTTTCAATCCTGAATCTAGAAGTGGCACCACTGTCTGACATACTGACAGATTTTAAATGATCATATTAAAGTAATgataatgaatgtatttataagttttcaaaagcattttaGCAAAAGTAGCGAGGCAATAGGAACCGGAAGCTGTAGCATTTACAGTTTTCCCTGCCCTTCCTCATTCTTCAGGGCATCCTGCGAGCCTTCAAGGGCCAGCTGATCCATACCTACAACAAGCGGGAGGGGGCACTGCTCAACGCTGGCCACTTCCAGGAGCTGCAGGACCGGCACAacgtgctgctgctgggggacTCCATCGGGGACCTGACCATGGCTGACGGGGTGCAGAACGTGGAGAACGTCCTGAAGATCGGCTACCTGAATGACAAGGTGGCGTAGCTGCTTTTGCTATTAAAATGTGCTCAAATTCAACAGGTAATGTATTGAAGGTATGCCACAGTATGACTGGATACAAGAATGCCAATGAGGCTTTGCTTCCAGACTTCTTTGCACGTGCTAATCGTAGGACAGGATTCAAATTGTGGGCTGGTGAATTAAAATCGCATTGCTGACTATTGGCAGGCATTTTTGTGTACAGTTACCTGCTGTTCCTAACAGACTGTGTATGACAAAACAATTATAACCAAAGTGATACAGTCAATACCATATTGGAGCAATAGATGGTAATTCAGGGAAGAAGTCCTTAGATCCATTAAAAAGTAATGGTGAGTTAAACGTAGATTCAAAGGTCAGATAAAATGTTGCTATGAGACATGGATAGTGTAAATCTGGACCGAAGATGCGGACCGAGCTACACATGCAATTAAATTAGCTATATAGCACCATGTGCATGTTCTTCATTTCGCTGGATACCTCTATTTAGTCTGATTTCGTTTGCAGGTACACATGTATTGCAGTGCACAGACTACAGATCAAGTACAGCAATAGCATTAATTCAAATGCTAATTACACCCTAACAAACCGTATGTGATCCAGAGAATGCCTAAAGtacacaaaagaaaatactAAGGGTACAATTTGCACTCTGTGATAAATCAACGTTTAATTCACAATTACAGAAAGAACAACCCTGCAACATGAAGTCTTGTAGTCCATACAGTGTATGTGTATTGGTCACTCCGCAGAGCACTAAtcctggttgttttttttgctcttgttaCAGgtagaggagaggaaggagtcCTACCTAGCCTCATATGACATTGTTTTGGAGAAGGACGAGACCATGGACGTGCCCAATGCTCTCGTGAGCCTCATCACTGGGGGGCAGTGAGCAGGGTGTGAGGTGTGGAAGCTAGACGGGTGTGGTTATAGTTCTGGATTCTAGTTTCAATAGTCTCCTCCTTCCAAGGACGAACAGATTGCCTGCCTGACATTGATGGGTAACCACATAACACTGAAAGGAAACAGACCCCTCACACCACTGCAGTCTGAAATTCCACGATGTCACATGAGTCCTGTGGCCAGTTGAGAACTGTATGTTCTGTTATAGAAGTCTGCTGTGCCATCACTTGCATGGCTACTTGTTGGGTTTTACCCCACTCACTGTACAGTCTATACTCCCCACACTGTTTTTCTGGAGTTCTGCAAGTAACTGAAAAGACACCACCTCAACATGAGCCGAAGGCCCTGCTCACACTTTACCGCACTGTCCGCGACTTCACTCCGACAAATGAGACGGCAGGAAAAGTGCAAGTATTTATGCAAAAGGGAATCGTGTTCTGGTCCACTCCActttaaaaataggaaaaagTGATTCTGCACAAGTAACTCTAAGTCAAAAAGGCTAGGACAAACACACTAGTtccaaaaaatagttttaaatttGTTACATTGTTGCTCAACTTAAAGGTGCAGGTGAAGAAATAgcattttacaaaagaaaaaaggattaGAGAGGAAAGGTTTTAgctaaatgctttcaaaagTGCTCTCAGTGCACTTTAAAAAGAGacttttatttagcatttttttttagaaaaggaCCTTGTGTTTAATTACCCAATTTTTACCCATCCTTCTAGGG
Protein-coding sequences here:
- the LOC135247890 gene encoding 7-methylguanosine phosphate-specific 5'-nucleotidase-like isoform X4, which translates into the protein MRDRKRVEEIIQSMHRAGPSALQVISDFDMTLTRFAHNGKRCPTSHNILDNSKLISEDCKKSLKELLNTYYPIEIDSSRTVEEKLPHMVEWWTKAHNLLIQQKIRKDLLAQVVKESDAMLREGYKEFFDQLQEHNVPLLIFSAGVGDVLEEVIRQNDIFHSNVRVFSNYMDFDENGILRAFKGQLIHTYNKREGALLNAGHFQELQDRHNVLLLGDSIGDLTMADGVQNVENVLKIGYLNDKVEERKESYLASYDIVLEKDETMDVPNALVSLITGGQ
- the LOC135247890 gene encoding 7-methylguanosine phosphate-specific 5'-nucleotidase-like isoform X2 — protein: MIYHIPWIYVPIPELSKPSVLMRDRKRVEEIIQSMHRAGPSALQVISDFDMTLTRFAHNGKRCPTSHNILDNSKLISEDCKKSLKELLNTYYPIEIDSSRTVEEKLPHMVEWWTKAHNLLIQQKIRKDLLAQVVKESDAMLREGYKEFFDQLQEHNVPLLIFSAGVGDVLEEVIRQNDIFHSNVRVFSNYMDFDENGILRAFKGQLIHTYNKREGALLNAGHFQELQDRHNVLLLGDSIGDLTMADGVQNVENVLKIGYLNDKVEERKESYLASYDIVLEKDETMDVPNALVSLITGGQ
- the LOC135247890 gene encoding 7-methylguanosine phosphate-specific 5'-nucleotidase-like isoform X3 encodes the protein MIPELSKPSVLMRDRKRVEEIIQSMHRAGPSALQVISDFDMTLTRFAHNGKRCPTSHNILDNSKLISEDCKKSLKELLNTYYPIEIDSSRTVEEKLPHMVEWWTKAHNLLIQQKIRKDLLAQVVKESDAMLREGYKEFFDQLQEHNVPLLIFSAGVGDVLEEVIRQNDIFHSNVRVFSNYMDFDENGILRAFKGQLIHTYNKREGALLNAGHFQELQDRHNVLLLGDSIGDLTMADGVQNVENVLKIGYLNDKVEERKESYLASYDIVLEKDETMDVPNALVSLITGGQ
- the LOC135247890 gene encoding 7-methylguanosine phosphate-specific 5'-nucleotidase-like isoform X1 yields the protein MIYHIPWIYVPVRTALAIWHQLTKYEIPELSKPSVLMRDRKRVEEIIQSMHRAGPSALQVISDFDMTLTRFAHNGKRCPTSHNILDNSKLISEDCKKSLKELLNTYYPIEIDSSRTVEEKLPHMVEWWTKAHNLLIQQKIRKDLLAQVVKESDAMLREGYKEFFDQLQEHNVPLLIFSAGVGDVLEEVIRQNDIFHSNVRVFSNYMDFDENGILRAFKGQLIHTYNKREGALLNAGHFQELQDRHNVLLLGDSIGDLTMADGVQNVENVLKIGYLNDKVEERKESYLASYDIVLEKDETMDVPNALVSLITGGQ